The Geotrypetes seraphini chromosome 8, aGeoSer1.1, whole genome shotgun sequence genome includes a region encoding these proteins:
- the LOC117364961 gene encoding histone H4-like: protein MSGRGKGGKGLGKGGAKRHRKVLHDNIQGITKPAIRRLARRGGVKRISGLIYEETRGVLKVFLENVIRDAVTYTEHAKRKTVTAMDVIYALKRQGRTLYGFGG from the coding sequence ATGTCTGGACGTGGCAAAGGTGGTAAGGGTTTAGGAAAAGGGGGCGCTAAGCGGCATAGGAAGGTGCTGCACGATAACATCCAGGGGATCACAAAGCCCGCTATCCGGCGCCTGGCGCGTAGAGGCGGCGTGAAGCGTATCTCTGGCCTAATCTACGAAGAGACTCGCGGAGTGTTGAAAGTTTTTCTAGAGAACGTCATCCGAGATGCCGTCACCTACACCGAGCATGCCAAGAGAAAGACAGTAACCGCTATGGACGTGATTTATGCCCTGAAGCGCCAAGGCCGCACTCTCTATGGCTTCGGAGGTTGA
- the LOC117364921 gene encoding uncharacterized protein LOC117364921 encodes MPTIWYPMTLAAGVDNDMLDLFNASNSLTFLIDTNITHIINWTICSLQTLQQQQQKNVFQTQLLTANEQVWRTVFSDVIRAGHWLQIPSSKIRCEETLCQGYFTIYNVTKQSIMCKYIVMPLLIGSAPNQHFWTPTFYGQVIDMYNRTHDLTFCDNTLSGKVCKLQSAVYEPCLLQNTVNKCEWTIMPITYRYMVEIAPQVVCVVTDQPVIPGMAVPFSGCIHDISVLHWENDTFILTSDVDKNVAIIWNSTKWDVPNWDLNLTRFKQILTQSTKIQSAIRYLNQSIMAHQLTTTIAADSIVTIGSGIADATSHHWWDILTFSQNDSGLDHPSSVNSCYSGNNFIYLELLCGICCKQQKVMMVTYNTHC; translated from the coding sequence ATGCCTACTATTTGGTACCCAATGACACTAGCAGCTGGCGTGGATAATGATATGTTAGATCTTTTTAATGCTAGTAATTCTCTAACCTTCCTTATAGATACTAATATTACTCACATAATCAATTGGACTATATGTTCTTTGCAAACattacagcagcaacaacagaaaaatgtctttcaaacacaactTTTGACAGCAAATGAACAAGTGTGGAGGACCGTCTTTTCTGATGTAATCCGTGCAGGCCATTGGCTACAAATACCTAGTTCAAAGATAAGGTGTGAGGAAACCCTATGTCAAGGATATTTTACCATTTACAATGTAACCAAACAGAGTATAATGTGTAAATACATAGTGATGCCTTTACTAATTGGGTCAGCTCCTAATCAACACTTTTGGACCCCCACCTTTTATGGACAGGTGATAGATATGTATAATCGTACCCATGATTTAACTTTTTGTGATAACACTTTAAGTGGAAAAGTTTGTAAATTGCAATCTGCTGTATATGAACCATGTTTATTGCAAAATACTGTAAACAAATGTGAATGGACTATTATGCCAATAACCTATAGGTATATGGTCGAAATAGCACCACAAGTAGTATGTGTAGTAACTGATCAACCAGTGATACCAGGAATGGCAGTGCCTTTTTCGGGATGTATTCATGACATTTCAGTATTACACTGGGAAAATGACACATTCATATTAACTTCCGATGTGGATAAGAATGTAGCTATCATTTGGAATAGCACTAAGTGGGatgttccaaattgggatttaaatTTGACCAGATTTAAGCAAATATTAACTCAATCAACCAAAATACAGAGTGCCATCCGATACCTAAATCAAAGTATTATGGCTCATCAGCTTACTACCACTATTGCAGCAGACTCGATAGTGACAATAGGGTCAGGAATAGCTGATGCTACTTCACATCATTGGTGGGATATACTCACCTTCAGCCAAAACGACTCTGGATTGGATCATCCATCCTCTGTTAATAGTTGTTATTCTGGTAATAATTTTATCTATCTGGAATTGTTATGTGGCATTTGTTGTAAACAACAAAAAGTGATGATGGTTACATACAACACTCATTgttaa